ATCTATCTTCAGAGGAAAAAATCATGTCGAGACCAAAGATGATCAAGGTGTTCGTGTGTGCGGTTACGATTGCCGCGTGCATACTGGCAACAAATGCCTTCGCTGGGCTCACCACAGGATGGACCCAGGATCCGCTGACCTTCAAAGTGCAGTGGCCGTTCAACGTGCCGGAAAGCTCGCGGTTCACGTTGACCAACGGGGTCTACCACTTCGTGGTTTTCAGCAATGACAAACCCTTTGCCCCAGGGAACACAACCAAACCGCGCACCGAGATGCGCTTCGATGATTACACCAGCGGGCAACATCAGTACTCCGCTGACCTGATGGTGCCAAGCGGTACTGGCGGCGTGGACCTGATGCAGATCCACACCGGCAACGCCCAGTCTCCCAAGTTCGGTGCTACCACTCTCATGTTGTTCTTCGAGGTCAGCAACGGCGGCTCATTGCATTTGTACAGCGGCACGCAGCTCGCCAGCAACCTATATAACAAGTGGTTCCACCTGAACGTTATCCATGATACGAAGACCGGGCTGATGACGGTTTACATCAATGGAACGCTCGTGCTCACCAGGCACGACAATGGCGCGGGCGACTTCTATATGAAAACCGGCGTCTATGCGCAAAATGGCGAGACCAAGAAGATGGAAGTCTTTATTAAGAACCTGACGCTCTGGTCGAAGTAAACAGAAAGTAGTTTACAGTTTGAAAAGTTCCGATCCCACACGTGCTGAGCACATGTGGGATCGGTTTTTTCAGCTATGGGATAAAAGCCAAATCTTCCGGCAAGGGCGGCACAATCGGTGTTTCAAAGAGCGGCCCAGGTCCATCCGGATCAATCGTGATGGCTCCGTCAGAGGCAAAAAATATTGCAATCTGCCGCTGGGTTGCGACTGCAACGCTAGCAACGGGAAGCGGCGCGGCAAGGTTAGTGAGGAACCCATGCGGGTTTTTGGGGAATCCGACGCCCAGGGCAAAAGCAAGATCGTTGCGAAACAGGGTTGTGCGATCAACGAGATTGCCAGAGCGGATGATTGCCGTGGTGGTTGGGTTGGGTACGGTTTCATCTCCGCGGGCAAACTGAAGAATGATGCCCTTTTTCTTTTCGCCCTTCAGCGGTGCTTTGCGGATAAAAGGCGCCCACGCTACCGGATCACCAGCTTGCCCCAGCCATTCACTATTATCGAAGAAAGCCTGGATGGCCGTGGCGCCAGGCACGGTATTAATGACCGGTGGCTGATTTCGCAAAGGCTCGTTGTCATTGAACGTAAGACCGCCAACATTAATCAAAGAGGGCACATGCGTCGCCAGCAGCAATCCCGCGAGCGGGCGAAAGTCAGGGCTGAGGCGCGAGATATCGCTAAACGAACCTCCGGGCACGTTGACAACGCCGGCGCGGACATCAGGCTCAATGCCCAGGAAGACAGTGCCGGTGATGCCACCCAGCGACTGCCCATAGAAGTAGATGCGCGAGGGATCCAAGGCCACGGAGCCATTGCCGTCTACATCCACTCCACCTTGAATGACGCGGACGAGTTGCAACAAATCGGCCACGGTCTGCTGCACACCGTCGCGCGCAGCCAGGCTGCTGCGCGGCGGCGCAGTCAGAAAGCCTCCAATAGAAGTAATTATGCCGTTACCGATGAGGTCAACACCGCGTCCTCCCGAGGGAAGGATAACGAACGGAAGGTTGTGCCGGAACACTGTCAATGAACTGATGGGGCCAAAACCATGGCCAACCGTATTGATGGTGATGGTTGCAATGCCGGCCGTGGCCAGAGTGGCGGCCACAGCGTAAGGACTATTGTCTTTATTGTCGCCAAATCCGTGGCTGAAAATGGCAACCGGCCATCCGTTGGCAGGTCGCTTACCGAAAGGAAGAAATAAGTTGAAGTAGACGTCTTGTGTGCTCTGAACGGCGGGCAGCCCGGTGCGAGTAGGAACTGCAGGAATAAAAGCGCCCGGAGCCTCATAGTTGGCCGCAGAGAACTTGCCAAAAGCGATCGCGGAGACAGCGCCAGGAAAGACTTGCAATGCCAAAGTAGGCACGACCACAGTTTGGAACGTAGGTGCTGTTGTTACCTCCTCCTGATGCAGGATCCCAACAATGGAGCCGGCAGGGAAGACTGTGCGCTCTCCGCTCAACCCCAAATTGAAATTGGCGGCCGGCGCAGGCGCAGCCTTGACCTGGGCAAGGATCTTTTGCAGCGTCGAGGTTACGCTCGCGGTGGTAAACAAGCTGGCCACGGCAATATCTTTCGGCGAGAGATCGTCATCTATCTGCCGCAGAATATCTTTGTGCAGCAGGCGAGCAAGCAGCTCTCGATACAACCGCGACTGCGAGTCTTTGTCATGGTCATGGTCATGATCGGAATCCCAGTCTCTGTCTTCATCTTCATGCAGCCCTTCGAAACTCTCTGAGGGCTCTATGGGCTCTCCGGTTGCGTCGTGAACGCCTGTGGTCACAATCAGCAGGTAATTCGAGTGTTGATCAAGATGCTCGTCGGATTCGGCATACAGTGTGAACGTGGCCGGGTCCCAGACAATCTGATTAATGCCGATGGTGTGCAAATGGGAATCATCCGGATCAGACAAGTTGTCTATTTTGACGAGGAACACCGTGTGGCTGTTGACGGTGCTTACATCAATCGGTCCATCAAAGGGTATGGAAAGGCGCGGCTGCAGATTGAATCCATCAAGCTGGTTCAACAGCTTCGTATCAATGCAGTCCGAGGGCCGGGCTGCACAATCGGGCAGCGGCAAATGAACGCGCAAGTGAGTGTTTTGCGTAGGGTCGCGCACCGTAAAACGATTGCTGGGAAAGGGCGACTGCGAGAGCTTCTCCAGGTTGAAGAGGGGATGTACGTCATGATCGCCGGCAAAGACTCGCACGGTTAGGGTTGCGGCTAACAGCAGGGTATATGCTATGCGGCAGGAGAGAAATTTCCTTAAATAACACCGCTTCATAGTAAAGACCTCCTGGAAGGACCCAATAGCAGAGAGCAAACATAGACCCTGGCATGGAGGAAGTCAATGACAGATTTCCCTGAGTCACATTTTTTTATTATTTTGAGATCAGAATGCAATCACTGCAGCTTGACCGCGACATTGTATTTGCCTTTCGGTTCGACCTGCACGGTTTCACCTTTTGACATATAGCGCTGGAGCACTGTAGGGTTTGCCCATTCCAGGTCCCAACCGTTCTCGATTGCCAGCAGGGTGTACTTGCCGGGCAGCACGTCGCGCAATATGAAAGTCCCATCACTGTCACTCTGGTCGCGGCGAAATAGCCGCGCATTGTTTACCGGGTCTTGAGGCACAAGCACAACCATTGCGCCTGCCATTGATTTGTCGTTGTGCAGTACCACTCCTTCTATAACACCGACTCCTTTGGAGACCACCACCGCCAACTGGATAGAGCCCGGATCTTTAATTTCAATCGTATGACCATATACCTTGGCGCCGTCGGCAGCGATGCTCTTTACAAAGAACCCTCCAGCGTTGGGCACAAAGACCTCGTATCGCCCCGCAGGAAGTAAAACAGCCTCGAATTTTCCATCGGACAGGATGCGACTGCCATGCCCCTGGACCGATTCACGGTTGTGAAGTTGAATGGATGCTCCAACCGGAGGATTCGCGAAACCTTCAAATTCTACGATTCCAGCGACCAAGGCTGATTCTGAACCTTTTGTGGCATCAATCTCGCCGTCTCTAAGGAGAGTTGCTGTTTGGTGGCGGCTGCTCGGGGTAGTGTTTTTATTACCATTATCTCGACTGGATATCTGTAGATTGATGTCGTAGTGCCCGGGCGCGATACCCGTGACTTCCAGTGCATCAGGATCGCTGCGGCGATTTGTCTGCGCATTCACAAAAAAGCCGGAGTTACCAAACACGCTCTGCGTAAATGTAACCTGCACGTTCTGCGAGGAATCGAGACTTGCATTGGTAAGGCGCAGATGAAGGGCAGGAACGGCACTTAAAGTGATGTCGGCGGTAAGCTGACTGCCTGGTTCAATCGCAATAGG
The window above is part of the Terriglobales bacterium genome. Proteins encoded here:
- a CDS encoding polysaccharide lyase family 7 protein is translated as MSRPKMIKVFVCAVTIAACILATNAFAGLTTGWTQDPLTFKVQWPFNVPESSRFTLTNGVYHFVVFSNDKPFAPGNTTKPRTEMRFDDYTSGQHQYSADLMVPSGTGGVDLMQIHTGNAQSPKFGATTLMLFFEVSNGGSLHLYSGTQLASNLYNKWFHLNVIHDTKTGLMTVYINGTLVLTRHDNGAGDFYMKTGVYAQNGETKKMEVFIKNLTLWSK
- a CDS encoding carboxypeptidase-like regulatory domain-containing protein, producing the protein MLPSLPLKAAAICFLFLTVGLAAQQPSASVSAPARKTFQISGIVVHAQTGEPLALTQISIGLAGGSDPFPDLQSVVTGEDGRFLFKNLSPGKYALVAERKGFPRQAFNQHEYFSSAIAVGPDKISENLVFRLLPEGSISGKISDQEGDPVQNCRVMLFEKRVENGEQGTFMRTQVQTDDQGYYHFGHLHSGTYFVVASAQPWYTQYKPQTVQAPSNENSGSQASNGNAELDRAFPLTYYPAANEPDGASPIAIEPGSQLTADITLSAVPALHLRLTNASLDSSQNVQVTFTQSVFGNSGFFVNAQTNRRSDPDALEVTGIAPGHYDINLQISSRDNGNKNTTPSSRHQTATLLRDGEIDATKGSESALVAGIVEFEGFANPPVGASIQLHNRESVQGHGSRILSDGKFEAVLLPAGRYEVFVPNAGGFFVKSIAADGAKVYGHTIEIKDPGSIQLAVVVSKGVGVIEGVVLHNDKSMAGAMVVLVPQDPVNNARLFRRDQSDSDGTFILRDVLPGKYTLLAIENGWDLEWANPTVLQRYMSKGETVQVEPKGKYNVAVKLQ